The genomic window ataataaagtaATGCTATAATATAAAAGtataatagctattatttttattaaagtgataatactagcatttatatagctctctaacatttgcaaagtgctgtatTTAAGTTACCTCACAAGAATCCTTTGAGATGGTCTTATAttatcttgattttacagatgagaaagatgagattgagagagaataagtgactttcccagagtcacacagctagtaagtttctaaggcagaatttggactcagatctttctgtctccaatTTCCATAATGTATCCACTGTTTCACATAACTGAAGAAACCTGGTAAATTTagaagttataaatatttttcaattgaaGTACTAAGCtatagaaaaacaatttttattaaatatctactatgtaaaAAGCTTTGGGCAGCaatgtgacacagtggatagagtgctgtgcctacagacaggaagactcattttcttgagttcaaatctagcttctgatgtttaccagctgtgtgaccctggacaagtcacttaaccttgtttgcctcagtttcctcatctgtaaaatgagctggagaaggaaataataaaccattccagtatctttgccaagaaaacctcaaatgcagttgtgaagtcagacacaactgaaaaatgattgaaccacaaaaatgtaaaagtcactgaagaaaaatataaaaataagaaggaaatgacTTATGAAATCAGAGTTTGCAATCTAATAaagtgaatgattttttttattacacaAAAACCTGCAGTATGAGGCAGAGTGTGATTTGTCCAGGCTATGATATGAAGCATTAACAACAGAATTAAGGAACTCAGAACATACTCTAAAAAGTTACCTGAAATGAGACACTCATGTTGTAGCTCTTCTAGCATCCGGCACAGGTAGGTCTCTGTGTGTAGGTGGTGTTCAGTAAGTCTCTGTTGAATTGGACTTATATCAGGAGTTATTCAACAAAAATCCAACCATTAAGTAAAAGCAAGGGTAAAGAATTGAGGctagaaaaaatgaaaggtaagAATATTAATTTTGCTCAGTCTAAAGTGGGTTCATAATATGCCTGACTTTACACATGGTGCAACTAATTCAGTTCAGACACTAAAATAAATCTAGATATGATGACAAGTCTGGATCAGATTaactgaaagtgaaaaatatctcAGCATGGGAGTGAAAAGTTCTTCTGCCTAAGGATGAGTTTGGAAGGGCAAGAGCATTGACTAAAACTTTGGAAAGTTGcttgaagggaaggaaaatacgTTAGACCCCTCAATTTCTTGTGATGTTGAAAAACAGAAGAGTTAAAAtctggagaggaaaatgaagatGTGCTGCCTTTACAACAACAAGATGATGTCAATAAGAGAGGTGGCAGAAAGAGCCCTGGCTTGTGGTCTtaaaacctgggttctagtcttggcCTTGCCACTAGCAATGTGACCGTTGCGCTCTCATTATGCCTCTCTAAGCCCTGGCCACTCAATTTTTTAACCTGAGGTTTTTGGGCCATATGAATTTTaaactttcccttctttcccttgccaatctctgatattctatgattctacactTGACTACCCTTTCTCAATAGGCatatattttgtgatttttaaaggaTCTGCACAGGTTCAAACCCTTTTCTTTTTGTCCCTTTGTGACCAGTAATATGGGaatctaggtgatgcagtagataaaatgctgggtctggaattaggatgactcatctttctgagctcaaatctgacctcaggtacttaccaactgtgtgactctgaataagtcacttaaccctgtttgcctcagtttcctcatctatataaaatgagctggagaagaaaatggcaaaccactctagtatctctaccaagaaaaccccagatagagtcatgaagagtcagacatgaatgaaacaactaaacaatagcctttcagggttgttgtatcAGGTGAGAAAAATTATAAAGTTGCTTTGCACaaggccttgcacatagtaagtgcttatgtacatgttagctattattaatttatCTTCACTTTTAATTCAACCACTTAGGTAGTCAAACAATTCCTTTCTAAAGGAATTGAAAATACCTCCtgttttttattatcattattattattaaccattGTAACTCCTTTTGTGAGACTTCTTCACAGTTTCTGAGATATGTCCACCAGTtaatcagagagattaaatgttcCAATTTCTGACTTTAAAATATCAATCTCATGATATTGAAGTTCTCCAGGTATtataaaacataaaagtcaagtatGTGAGGGAAGATATATATGACTGTGCTGACTTCAAAGTAATTAGAGATCACGGTGCTTTGcccataataggcatttaatggATTCATAGAATGTTACAACAAATAGTTCTTTAGATGCTGTTTAATCTGAACTCGTCATTTAATAAGGCAAGGATGTTGATTACAGGCAACCATTCGTAGTTTAAGCCTATCTTACCCAAATAGGGTATCAGCAGTCTCCTAGCCAAGCTCCTCAATTTCCTGCCTTGACTCACCTTCCTAAACTTAACCCCCAATTTTTCAAATTTGGTATAAAATGGTATGTCATATCCCATCCCTAGAAAgcatttcctcctcacctctacgtTTTAGAAGGCCTGTTTTCTCACAAAGCTCAATTCATGTCACCTCCTCTTTTTAGAGCCCCTCAAAATTGGCAGTGCTCTTCCTCTTACTAGTTTTCCTtggattatatttatttgtgtatatagtGTATCCATTCAATAGAATATGAACTTCTTGACAGCAGGTACcatcttatttttgtctttgcatctccagtaaCTACAATGATATTTTAACCATAGCTGGTGCTTAGAAAACATactttgaatttgtatttttcatACTAATTAGCTCACAAATTCACAAGGGAAGACATTTACAAAATCGCTGAAAAATCTAATTCTTGATCTTTGCCTTTCTCTTCATACTGTAAGTAGGTCTGCACAGGTGAAACAGAATTAGACATTATGGTTTGGAATACATAGCAGTCCTGAGTCCCACAACTATTGAAGACTGAATTCTGCAGCAGAGACAGGCACTTCTAGCTTCCTGAGATCATGTAGAttgatgaaggaaaataaaatcttttggTCACTTCTGATCCTGTTtccttctaagaaaaaaaaatgcttcattgtgatcagaaatgaaaataatttcaaaccAGACTCCATAGTGACAATCTAGTGACATGACTGTTGGAGATTGTTACAATATGTGAGTCGGGAGTAAAGGcatttcacattatttctttCAATGAACTCTCACaaggggaagaaatggaaagaataaataaaacttttgtgACAGAATTTCTTCTTCTGGGACTTTCTGGCTACCCAAGACTTGAGATCATTTTCTTTGTACTAATTCTAGTGATGTACTTAGTAATCCTTTTTGGCAATAGCGTCCTCATAATAGCAAGTATATTTGATTCTCACCTTCACACCCCTATGTATTTCTTCCTCAGTAACCTCTCCTTCCTGGACATCTGTTACACAACTACTTCAATACCTTCAACCTTGGTAAGCTTcttatctaagaaaaaaaatatttccttcacaGGATGTGCAGTACAGATGTTCCTTGGCTTTGCCATGGGATCAACTGAATGTTTACTCCTGGGCATGATGGCATTTGACCGTTACGTGGCCATCTGCAACCCTCTAAGATACCCCACTATCATGAACAAGATTGTGTATGTGTTGATGGCTTCAGTGTCCTGGTTGTCAGGCGGGATCAACTCAGTAGTACAAACAGTTCTTGCTATGAAGTTACCTTTCTGTGGAAATAATGTCATCAATCATTTCACTTGTGAGATCCTAGCAGTCTTAAAATTAGCCTGTGCTGATATATCCCTCAATGTGATTACTATGGTGGTCTCCAACATGGCCTTTCTGGTTCTACCATTGctagtgatttttttctcctatatcTTTATCCTCTATACCATTTTGAGGATGAACTCAGCCAAGGGAAGGCGCAAAGCCTTCTCCACGTGCTCAGCCCATCTGACAGTGGTGATCATATTTTATGGGACCATCTTCTTCATGTATGCAAAACCCAAGTCTCAGGACCCTCTTGGAGCAGACAAGTTGCAAGCAACAGACAAACTCATTTCCATGTTTTATGGTGTGGTCACCCCTATGCTGAATCCCATCATCTATAGCCTTCGGAACAAGGATGTGAAAGCTGCTGTAAGAAATTTGCTCAGTCAAAAGTCTTCTCAGTGAAATATCTGTAGCATGGTTCCTTGTCAGGTAACTCACATTGACATTTTTTGCTATTCCCTAAGGCATATAATGTAACCCTCTGTCCtttgtttagaaaaaaatacatacatatatatatatatacatatatatatgtgagttGAGTctttatgaagagaaaaaaagatttacatAGTATTCTACAATAAATGAGTGCTATGAATTTAAAACAAACATGTACTTTGAGTCTGAGACCACTCCTTATGCAACAGAGACACCACTAGCAGCAATGCAAAAGTCATGAAGAAGTTTTAGGAGGAAGCCATCATCAGAAAACTTAACTTCCATTTATCTCACCGCGTTGAGATCAGATGAAACTGGTCTAGAACTTTAAATCATTTTTACTCCCTCATAACCATCAATCTCTCTCAATTAAATTCAGGGAGTGGGGAGTAAGGATGTGAACTTCTCACATGCCCAACATAATTAAAATCACTCACATTGATGATGGGAGtacaaaaaatgcaaaaagcTTCCTACTTACACTTTGGTTCATGTGGATCAGAAAAAGAGTAGCCTTTCTTGGCAGGTTTGTTAATTAAATGCCCCTCCTTAGGAACAAACAGGAATATTTTTAAGCTTCAAGCACAAACACAACATAAGTTTTTCACTGTACTTGGCTCAGATAGTCTTTGATGAGATTACACGTGGTAACTGGGATTGAAAAGCCAACAATTTAATAAAGCAGAAAAGTACATATTTTGTCCtatcttcagggggaaaatataGCCCCTGAAGTAGATGATTTATTTGAGTAAACTAATTGCA from Notamacropus eugenii isolate mMacEug1 chromosome 1, mMacEug1.pri_v2, whole genome shotgun sequence includes these protein-coding regions:
- the LOC140523157 gene encoding olfactory receptor 13C3, coding for MERINKTFVTEFLLLGLSGYPRLEIIFFVLILVMYLVILFGNSVLIIASIFDSHLHTPMYFFLSNLSFLDICYTTTSIPSTLVSFLSKKKNISFTGCAVQMFLGFAMGSTECLLLGMMAFDRYVAICNPLRYPTIMNKIVYVLMASVSWLSGGINSVVQTVLAMKLPFCGNNVINHFTCEILAVLKLACADISLNVITMVVSNMAFLVLPLLVIFFSYIFILYTILRMNSAKGRRKAFSTCSAHLTVVIIFYGTIFFMYAKPKSQDPLGADKLQATDKLISMFYGVVTPMLNPIIYSLRNKDVKAAVRNLLSQKSSQ